Proteins encoded by one window of Passer domesticus isolate bPasDom1 chromosome 10, bPasDom1.hap1, whole genome shotgun sequence:
- the RAB3GAP1 gene encoding rab3 GTPase-activating protein catalytic subunit isoform X1, whose protein sequence is MAADSDPESEVFEITDFTTASEWERFISKIEEVLNDWKLIGISSGKPLEKGIFTTGTWEEKSDEISFADFKFSVTHHYLVQEPSDKEGKEELGEDALPLPMQDLLCMNNDFPPRAHCLVRWYGLREFVVIAPAANNDAVISESKCNLLLSSISIALGNTGCQVPLFVQIHHKWRRMYAGECQGPGVRTDFEMVHLRKVPSQYTHLAGLLDIFKTKIGCPLTPLPPVSMAIRLTFVLQDWQQYFWPQQPPDIDALVGGEVGGLEFGKLPFGACEDPISELHLATTWPHLAEGIIVDNDVYSDLDPLQAPQWSVRVRKADNPQCLLGDFLTEFFKLCRRKESTDEILGRSAFDEEGKEVGDITHALSKLTEPAPVPIPKLSVTNMVHSAKKKIRKHRGVDESPLNNDVLNTILLFLFPDAADKLADVFENRASTSAGNNPPPENEDYNLFSQFKSAPSDSLTYKLALCLCMINFYHGGVKGVAHLWQEFVLEMRYRWENNYLIPGLANGSPDLRCCLLHQKLQMLNCCIERKKARDEGKRGSMSDRSPGGASGDGAKGGDHSGENPDKEKEFGKSWESWSDSEEEFFECLSDTEDLKGNGQENGKKGAKESVNLKPEGRLHPHGKLMLLHPGEPLYVPITQEPAPMTEDLLEEQSEVLAKLGTSAEGAHLRARMQSACLLSDMESFKAANPGCCLEDFVRWYSPRDYIEEEVIDEKGNKVIRGELSARMKIPSNMWVEAWETAKPVPARRQKRLFDDTREAEKVLHYLAIQKPADLARHLLPCIIHAAVLKVKEEEAVEDISSVKKIIKQIISHSSKVLRFPNPEDKKLEEIIAQIMSVEAIIARARSLKAKFGVEKCENEEEKEDLQRFVNSLLEQPEVSVVGAGRGPAGSIIHKLFVNAQRLTESSDEVPAVPPLEEELRRSGSQEERRPGLQSEFPPPAGREVILRASVPRPAPYSKALPQRMYSVLTREDFRLAGAFSADTTFF, encoded by the exons ATGGCGGCGGACAGCGAT CCCGAGTCGGAGGTGTTCGAGATCACGGACTTCACCACCGCCTCCGAGTGGGAGAG atttatttcaaaaattgaAGAAGTATTGAATGACTGGAAACTTATTGGGATTTCTTCTGGCAAACCTCTAGAGAAG GGTATATTTACCACAGGAACATGGGAAGAGAAATCAGATGAAATTTCATTTGCAGACTTCAAATTCTCAGTTACCCATCACTATCTTGTACAAGAACCCAGTgacaaagaagggaaagaagagcTGGGAGAAG ATGCCCTTCCTCTGCCAATGCAGGACTTGCTGTGCATGAACAATGACTTTCCTCCTCGAGCCCACTGTCTGGTGAGATG GTACGGCTTACGTGAGTTTGTGGTTATTGCTCCAGCTGCAAATAACGATGCTGTTATTAGTGAATCCAAGTGCAACCTCTTGCTGAGCTCCATTTCCATTGCACTGGGCAACACTGGCTG CCAGGTGCCCCTGTTTGTGCAGATCCACCACAAGTGGCGCCGGATGTACGCGGGCGAGTGCCAGGGCCCCGGCGTTCGCACCGACTTCGAGATGGTTCACCTGCGCAAGGTGCCCAGCCAGTACACCcacctggcagggctgctggacaTCTTCAAAACCAAGATT GGCTGCCCTTTGACGCCTCTGCCTCCGGTTAGCATGGCTATTCGCCTCACCTTTGTGCTCCAGGACTGGCAGCAGTACTTCTGGCCACAGCAGCCACCAG aTATAGATGCTCTAGTTGGGGGAGAAGTTGGAGGCCTGGAATTTGGGAAGTTACCATTTGGTGCCTGTGAAGATCCTATTAG TGAGCTGCATTTGGCTACAACGTGGCCTCACCTTGCAGAAGGGATAATTGTTGACAACGATGTTTATTC tgACCTGGATCCACTTCAAGCACCTCAGTGGTCTGTGAGAGTTAGAAAAGCAGATAACCCTCAGTGTCTGTTGG GGGACTTCCTTACTGAATTCTTCAAGCTTTGCCGGCGGAAGGAGTCAACAGATGAGATACTTGGAAGGTCTGCATTTGATGAGGAAGGAAAAG AGGTTGGTGATATCACCCACGCGCTGTCGAAGCTCACAGAGCCAGCACCAGTCCCCATCCCCAAATTGTCAGTCACAAATATGGTTCACAGTGCCAAGAAGAAGATCCGCAAGCACAGAGGTGTGGATGAGTCTCCTCTGAACAATGATGTGCTCAACACCATTCTCCTG ttcTTATTTCCTGATGCTGCTGACAAACTTGCAGATGTATTTGAAAACAGAGCCAGCACTTCAGCAGGAAACAATCCTCCTCCAGAAAATGAAGATTAT AATCTCTTCAGCCAGTTCAAATCTGCTCCATCTGACAGTCTGACATACAAGTTAGCTTTATGCCTTTGTATGATAAACTTCTACCATGGAGGAGTCAAAGGAGTGGCACACCTTTGGCAAGAGTTTGTGCTGGAAATGCGTTACAGATGGGAGAACAACTACCTTATTCCAGG ATTAGCTAATGGCTCTCCAGATCTGAGATGTTGTTTACTGCACCAGAAACTTCAG ATGCTAAATTGTTGTattgaaaggaagaaagcaagagatgaggggaaaaggggaagcaTGTCTGATCGTTCACCTGGTGGTGCTTCTGGTGATGGTGCCAAAGGAGGAGACCACTCTGGAGAGAACCCTGACAAGGAAAAAGAATTTGGCAAGTCTTGGGAATCTTGGAGTGACAGTGAAGAGGAATTTTTTGAATGTCTCAGTGACACAGAAGATCTTAAAGGAAAtggacaggaaaatggcaagaAAGGAGCAAAAGAGTCTGTAAACTTAAAACCAGAAGGTCGTTTGCACCCACATGGAAAACTGATGCTGCTGCATCCTGGAGAGCCTCTCTACGTTCCCATAACACAG GAGCCAGCCCCCATGACTGAAGACCTGCTGGAGGAGCAGTCGGAGGTGCTGGCGAAGCTGGGGACGTCGGCGGAGGGCGCTCACCTGCGGGCGCGCATGCAGAGCGCCTGCCTGCTCTCCGACATGGAGTCCTTCAAG gcagctAATCCTGGCTGTTGTCTGGAGGATTTTGTGAGGTGGTACTCGCCTCGGGACTACATCGAGGAGGAAGTGATTGATGAGAAGGGGAATAAAGTCATTAGGGGCGAGCTGAGTGCCCGGATGAAGATTCCCAGCAACATGTGGGTGGAGGCCTGGGAGACAGCAAAGCCAGTCCCAGCACGGAGGCAGAAGAGGCTTTTTGATGACACCAGGGAGGCTGAGAAG GTGCTTCATTACCTTGCAATTCAGAAGCCAGCTGACCTTGCAAGGCATCTCCTGCCTTGCATCATCCATGCAGCTGTACTCAAGGTAAAGGAGGAAG AAGCAGTAGAAGATATATCTTCAGTTAAGAAGATTATTAAGCAGATAATATCCCATTCCAGCAAAGTGCTACGGTTTCCCAATCCAGAGGACAAGAAGTTGGAA GAAATCATCGCTCAGATTATGAGTGTGGAAGCCATCATTGCCAGGGCAAGGTCTCTCAAAGCAAAATTTGGGGTAGAGAAATGTGAAAAtgaagaggagaaagaagatCTACAAAG ATTTGTAAACAGTCTCCTGGAGCAGCCAGAAGTGTCAGTTGTTGGTGCAGGAAGAGGACCTGCTGGCAGCATCATTCACAAGCTGTTTGTGAATGCTCAGAGG
- the RAB3GAP1 gene encoding rab3 GTPase-activating protein catalytic subunit isoform X2, with translation MAADSDPESEVFEITDFTTASEWERFISKIEEVLNDWKLIGISSGKPLEKGIFTTGTWEEKSDEISFADFKFSVTHHYLVQEPSDKEGKEELGEDALPLPMQDLLCMNNDFPPRAHCLVRWYGLREFVVIAPAANNDAVISESKCNLLLSSISIALGNTGCQVPLFVQIHHKWRRMYAGECQGPGVRTDFEMVHLRKVPSQYTHLAGLLDIFKTKIGCPLTPLPPVSMAIRLTFVLQDWQQYFWPQQPPDIDALVGGEVGGLEFGKLPFGACEDPISELHLATTWPHLAEGIIVDNDVYSDLDPLQAPQWSVRVRKADNPQCLLGDFLTEFFKLCRRKESTDEILGRSAFDEEGKEVGDITHALSKLTEPAPVPIPKLSVTNMVHSAKKKIRKHRGVDESPLNNDVLNTILLFLFPDAADKLADVFENRASTSAGNNPPPENEDYNLFSQFKSAPSDSLTYKLALCLCMINFYHGGVKGVAHLWQEFVLEMRYRWENNYLIPGLANGSPDLRCCLLHQKLQMLNCCIERKKARDEGKRGSMSDRSPGGASGDGAKGGDHSGENPDKEKEFGKSWESWSDSEEEFFECLSDTEDLKGNGQENGKKGAKESVNLKPEGRLHPHGKLMLLHPGEPLYVPITQEPAPMTEDLLEEQSEVLAKLGTSAEGAHLRARMQSACLLSDMESFKAANPGCCLEDFVRWYSPRDYIEEEVIDEKGNKVIRGELSARMKIPSNMWVEAWETAKPVPARRQKRLFDDTREAEKVLHYLAIQKPADLARHLLPCIIHAAVLKVKEEEAVEDISSVKKIIKQIISHSSKVLRFPNPEDKKLEEIIAQIMSVEAIIARARSLKAKFGVEKCENEEEKEDLQRFVNSLLEQPEVSVVGAGRGPAGSIIHKLFVNAQRVPAVPPLEEELRRSGSQEERRPGLQSEFPPPAGREVILRASVPRPAPYSKALPQRMYSVLTREDFRLAGAFSADTTFF, from the exons ATGGCGGCGGACAGCGAT CCCGAGTCGGAGGTGTTCGAGATCACGGACTTCACCACCGCCTCCGAGTGGGAGAG atttatttcaaaaattgaAGAAGTATTGAATGACTGGAAACTTATTGGGATTTCTTCTGGCAAACCTCTAGAGAAG GGTATATTTACCACAGGAACATGGGAAGAGAAATCAGATGAAATTTCATTTGCAGACTTCAAATTCTCAGTTACCCATCACTATCTTGTACAAGAACCCAGTgacaaagaagggaaagaagagcTGGGAGAAG ATGCCCTTCCTCTGCCAATGCAGGACTTGCTGTGCATGAACAATGACTTTCCTCCTCGAGCCCACTGTCTGGTGAGATG GTACGGCTTACGTGAGTTTGTGGTTATTGCTCCAGCTGCAAATAACGATGCTGTTATTAGTGAATCCAAGTGCAACCTCTTGCTGAGCTCCATTTCCATTGCACTGGGCAACACTGGCTG CCAGGTGCCCCTGTTTGTGCAGATCCACCACAAGTGGCGCCGGATGTACGCGGGCGAGTGCCAGGGCCCCGGCGTTCGCACCGACTTCGAGATGGTTCACCTGCGCAAGGTGCCCAGCCAGTACACCcacctggcagggctgctggacaTCTTCAAAACCAAGATT GGCTGCCCTTTGACGCCTCTGCCTCCGGTTAGCATGGCTATTCGCCTCACCTTTGTGCTCCAGGACTGGCAGCAGTACTTCTGGCCACAGCAGCCACCAG aTATAGATGCTCTAGTTGGGGGAGAAGTTGGAGGCCTGGAATTTGGGAAGTTACCATTTGGTGCCTGTGAAGATCCTATTAG TGAGCTGCATTTGGCTACAACGTGGCCTCACCTTGCAGAAGGGATAATTGTTGACAACGATGTTTATTC tgACCTGGATCCACTTCAAGCACCTCAGTGGTCTGTGAGAGTTAGAAAAGCAGATAACCCTCAGTGTCTGTTGG GGGACTTCCTTACTGAATTCTTCAAGCTTTGCCGGCGGAAGGAGTCAACAGATGAGATACTTGGAAGGTCTGCATTTGATGAGGAAGGAAAAG AGGTTGGTGATATCACCCACGCGCTGTCGAAGCTCACAGAGCCAGCACCAGTCCCCATCCCCAAATTGTCAGTCACAAATATGGTTCACAGTGCCAAGAAGAAGATCCGCAAGCACAGAGGTGTGGATGAGTCTCCTCTGAACAATGATGTGCTCAACACCATTCTCCTG ttcTTATTTCCTGATGCTGCTGACAAACTTGCAGATGTATTTGAAAACAGAGCCAGCACTTCAGCAGGAAACAATCCTCCTCCAGAAAATGAAGATTAT AATCTCTTCAGCCAGTTCAAATCTGCTCCATCTGACAGTCTGACATACAAGTTAGCTTTATGCCTTTGTATGATAAACTTCTACCATGGAGGAGTCAAAGGAGTGGCACACCTTTGGCAAGAGTTTGTGCTGGAAATGCGTTACAGATGGGAGAACAACTACCTTATTCCAGG ATTAGCTAATGGCTCTCCAGATCTGAGATGTTGTTTACTGCACCAGAAACTTCAG ATGCTAAATTGTTGTattgaaaggaagaaagcaagagatgaggggaaaaggggaagcaTGTCTGATCGTTCACCTGGTGGTGCTTCTGGTGATGGTGCCAAAGGAGGAGACCACTCTGGAGAGAACCCTGACAAGGAAAAAGAATTTGGCAAGTCTTGGGAATCTTGGAGTGACAGTGAAGAGGAATTTTTTGAATGTCTCAGTGACACAGAAGATCTTAAAGGAAAtggacaggaaaatggcaagaAAGGAGCAAAAGAGTCTGTAAACTTAAAACCAGAAGGTCGTTTGCACCCACATGGAAAACTGATGCTGCTGCATCCTGGAGAGCCTCTCTACGTTCCCATAACACAG GAGCCAGCCCCCATGACTGAAGACCTGCTGGAGGAGCAGTCGGAGGTGCTGGCGAAGCTGGGGACGTCGGCGGAGGGCGCTCACCTGCGGGCGCGCATGCAGAGCGCCTGCCTGCTCTCCGACATGGAGTCCTTCAAG gcagctAATCCTGGCTGTTGTCTGGAGGATTTTGTGAGGTGGTACTCGCCTCGGGACTACATCGAGGAGGAAGTGATTGATGAGAAGGGGAATAAAGTCATTAGGGGCGAGCTGAGTGCCCGGATGAAGATTCCCAGCAACATGTGGGTGGAGGCCTGGGAGACAGCAAAGCCAGTCCCAGCACGGAGGCAGAAGAGGCTTTTTGATGACACCAGGGAGGCTGAGAAG GTGCTTCATTACCTTGCAATTCAGAAGCCAGCTGACCTTGCAAGGCATCTCCTGCCTTGCATCATCCATGCAGCTGTACTCAAGGTAAAGGAGGAAG AAGCAGTAGAAGATATATCTTCAGTTAAGAAGATTATTAAGCAGATAATATCCCATTCCAGCAAAGTGCTACGGTTTCCCAATCCAGAGGACAAGAAGTTGGAA GAAATCATCGCTCAGATTATGAGTGTGGAAGCCATCATTGCCAGGGCAAGGTCTCTCAAAGCAAAATTTGGGGTAGAGAAATGTGAAAAtgaagaggagaaagaagatCTACAAAG ATTTGTAAACAGTCTCCTGGAGCAGCCAGAAGTGTCAGTTGTTGGTGCAGGAAGAGGACCTGCTGGCAGCATCATTCACAAGCTGTTTGTGAATGCTCAGAGG